The genomic segment AGGTGGGAATAGGCCTGCGGAGCGTAGGCCCAGGTGGCCGTTCGCGGAAAATGGTCCAGAATCCGCCCCAGCAGCGGCATAAATACGGCCCCGCCCACCCAGGAAAAGGAAAAGGTTGACCATGCCGACCGAGGTGCCGGCGACGGCCAGGGGGAAAAGTTCCTTGGTGGTGGTGAAATCGATGACGACGATCGCCGACGAGCTCAAGGAAAAAAGAAAGAACAGCAGATAGAGCAGGGCATGGGGCAGATTGCCTGGAAAGAGTTTCAGACAGAACAGCACCAGGGATAGAAGCGCCGTCGCAAAGATGAAAACCTTTTTGCGACGGCGTAGAACCTTTTCCGAAAGATATCCGAGCAGCGGGCTACCGATGATCATGCCCTGGGCAATCATGCTCAGAATCGCCCCCGACTGAGCCCGGCTCAGACCGTGGACCTGCATCAGATAGGGGCCGCTCCACAACGCCCCAAAGCCGAAAAAATTCAGCAATCGAGAAAGAACCAGAGCGCCACCGGCCAGAAATCCTTTTCCCTGAGTACCTGAACCACGCCCTGCCGCAGACTTGGTGGTGATTGCTCTTCGGCCAAAATCAGCTCGCCATCGATTTCCGCCAGGCTGGGCCAGCTGTCTGAGCAGGTAGGGTTTCTTGATGAATTTTCCGGCCCCGGCGTCCAGCGCGCTTTCGACGTCCTCGCTGTTGGAGAATCCGCTGACGATTAGGGCCTTTTGTTCCGGTCTGAATTTGATGATCTCGGCAAAGGTCTGGTGCCCGTTGAGACTCGCGGGCTCATGATCATGTCCAACAGCAGCAGGTCGGCCTGTCGGGTTTGCAGATAGTCGATGGCGGCCTCGCCCGAAGCCACGCTGCCTGACCCGATAGCCCAGGGAAGTCAATATTTTTTCCGCGATTTCCCGTTGTCGGGGCTCGTCATCGACAACCAGGATGCTTTCTCCCCGGCCCATAAGCCGAGCTTGATCGATTTCCTGCGGCGGCACGCAGATAATAAGTTCCGGCGTGGCCGGCAGATAAATGGTAAAGGTCGCGCCCCGGCCGGATTCGGAGAAAACGCTAATTTCTCCGCCGTGTTCTCTGACCGTGTTCCAGACCACGGTCAGCCCCAGGCCGGTGCCGTTGTGCCCCATTTTTTTCCTGGTGTAGAAAGGTTCGAAGATGTGCTTGCCGTCCTCCGTCCCGATGCCGGGGCCGTTGTCGCTGGCCTGAAGCATGACGAAAGCCTTGTCTGCCGGCGCCTCCGCTTCCGAACTCTCACGCCGGTGA from the Pseudomonadota bacterium genome contains:
- a CDS encoding MFS transporter, translating into MLQASDNGPGIGTEDGKHIFEPFYTRKKMGHNGTGLGLTVVWNTVREHGGEISVFSESGRGATFTIYLPATPELIICVPPQEIDQARLMGRGESILVVDDEPRQREIAEKILTSLGYRVRQRGFGRGRHRLSANPTGRPAAVGHDHEPASLNGHQTFAEIIKFRPEQKALIVSGFSNSEDVESALDAGAGKFIKKPYLLRQLAQPGGNRWRADFGRRAITTKSAAGRGSGTQGKGFLAGGALVLSRLLNFFGFGALWSGPYLMQVHGLSRAQSGAILSMIAQGMIIGSPLLGYLSEKVLRRRKKVFIFATALLSLVLFCLKLFPGNLPHALLYLLFFLFSLSSSAIVVIDFTTTKELFPLAVAGTSVGMVNLFLFLGGRGRIYAAAGADSGPFSANGHLGLRSAGLFPPASAALRQRAAGPGLHLFHARNLQSHGNGGKKVNPKQGKQPDKVSLQR